Below is a genomic region from Vibrio mimicus.
TCGGCCTCCAGCAAAGTTTTCTAGGCCAATGTGGATCTTACCTCCAAGGAAAGTTCCAACCGTCAACACGACGGCTTTAGCATGAAACTTAAGGCCCATCTGAGTGACTACACCGCGAATATGATCATTTTCGACGATCACATCATCCACGGCTTGTTGGAACAAGGTTAAATTGGGGGTATTTTCCAGCACATTACGCACATAGGCTTTGTAAAGTGCGCGATCCGCCTGCGCACGCGTAGCGCGAACGGCTGGACCTTTTGAAGCATTCAGTGTTCGGAATTGAATACCTGCGTGATCGATAGCTTGTGCCATCAAACCGCCCATCGCATCCACTTCTTTGACTAAATGTCCTTTACCGATCCCACCAATAGCAGGGTTACAGGACATTTGACCAAGAGTGTCAATATTGTGGGTAAGAAGTAACGTACGTTGTCCTGTACGTGCTGCGGCGAGGGCGGCTTCCGTTCCTGCGTGACCGCCACCAACGACAATGACGTCAAATGTTTCGTGATAAAGCATGAACGACCTCAGGTATTCATTGAGACTATGGGATAACAAAAGAGGCGTATTCTAACCTCTTTCGAATGGCTAGAAAATCGCTTTCCTCTTTTTTCGATCAAGTGAGGTCATTAAATATATATAAAGATCTATATAGAGATCTTTTTATTATGTTTACTATTAAGGAGCATGATCTTTGTGGATAAGTTAAAAATGATCAACAAGATCATATTGATTGAAAGGATCGGATCATGTGATCAAACACTGATCTGATCAAGGATTAGCTGGGATCAAAATGCGGTGTTATACACAGGGTGGTGAGGATCTAAAAGTTATTATTGGGATAACTAAAGGAAGATCACCGGATAATAGTATAGTTATACACACACTGATTGTTTAAAATGACCGCAGTTGGTTTTCAGAATTTTCCATTTTTATCCACAGAGCATAAAAAAAGCGACCTTTGAGGCCGCTCTGATCTTATTTAGAGTGCATAGCTTAGAAGCGGTTGATGACGCGTTTTAACCAAGCTTCAGCGGCATCTTCTGGTACGGGATGTTCTTGAATATCGATGGTGAAGCAGTTGGCCAGAGGTTTTGCTCCTATATCAGCTAAAAGATGATAAGCGTGTTTACCCGCAGCACAGAAGGTATCGTAGCTGGAATCACCAATTGCGACGACGGCATAACGCAGCGCAGAAGTGTTGGGTGGCGTATTCTGCAGCGCTTGAATGAAAGGTTGGATGTTATCTGGGTATTCGCCAGCACCGTGTGTTGACGTGATGATCAGCCAAGTGCCTTTTGCCGGAATATCACTGAAGTTAGGCTGATTGTGAATTTTGGTATCAAATCCTTGTTCTTGCAGTAGATCGCTGAGGTGGTCACCCACATATTCCGCACCGCCTAGGGTGCTGCCAGTAATGATATGAATCATAGCGTTACTCTATTTCCCAATACAGAATGATGAAAAAATGCGGCCAAGCAGATCATCGGAGCTGAACTCGCCGGTAATTTCGTTAAGGTGTTGCTGGGCTATACGCAGCTCTTCGGCGAGGATTTCTCCGGCCATATAGCCTTCAAGTTGTTGCTGGCCAATCGCTAAGTGCTCTGCGGCTCGCTCTAGGGCATCGAGATGACGGCGGCGTGCCATAAAGCCACCTTCCTGATTGCCTGAAAAACCCATGCACTCTTTGAGGTGCTGACGCAAGGCATCGACCCCTTGGCCTGTTTTGGCTGATAGGCGGATCAAGGTAGGTTGATTAACATGGCAGATCCCAAGGGGCTCACCAGTTTGATCGGCTTTATTACGGATCACAGTGATCCCAATATTCTCTGGCAGTTTGTCAACAAAATCAGGCCAGATGTCCTGTGGATCGGTGGCCTCTGTGGTGGTGCCATCGACCATAAACAGTACGCGATCGGCTTGGCGGATCTCTTCCCATGCGCGCTCAATACCAATTTTTTCTACCGCATCAGAAGCGTCTCGTAGTCCCGCAGTATCGATGATGTGCAGCGGCATCCCATCAATATGGATATGCTCACGCAGAACATCACGGGTGGTACCGGCAATGTCGGTGACAATGGCAGACTCTTTCCCCGAAAGCGCATTGAGTAGGCTCGATTTACCCGCATTAGGACGCCCAGCAATCACCACCTTCATCCCTTCGCGCATAATGGCACCTTGGTTGGCTTCACGGCGCACTGCGGCAAGATTATCGATGATGGTTTGCAGATCAGCGGAAACCTTACCATCGGCCAGAAAATCGATCTCTTCTTCTGGGAAATCAATTGCGGCTTCAACATAGATGCGCAGGTGAATCAGCGATTCCACCAAGGTATGGATGCGTTTAGAAAACTCGCCTTGCAGTGATTGCAGCGCGGATTTTGCGGCTTGCTCAGAGCTGGCATCAATCAGGTCTGCGATGGCTTCCGCTTGGGTTAAATCCATCTTGTCATTGAGGAAAGCGCGTTCTGAGAATTCACCGGGACGGGCTGGGCGCACCCCTTTAATCTGCAAAATACGGCGGATCAGCATATCCATGACGACCGGGCCACCGTGACCTTGCAGCTCAAGCACATCTTCACCGGTAAATGAATGAGGATTGGGGAAAAACAGCGCAATGCCTTGATCGAGCTGTTGGCCATCTTCATCGGTGAAAGGCAAGTATTCGGCATAGCGGGGTCTGAGCGTGCGTCCAGTCACCGTCTGTGCTACGTGGGCAGCCAGTGGGCCTGATACACGAATAATGCCGACACCACCACGGCCGGGTGCCGTAGCCTGCGCGACAATGGTATCTGTTGTCATAGTGTTACCTGAACAGGATTGAATTAGTGTCATTGTAAACAGCGACCAACAAAAAGGCGACCTTTTGGCCGCCTCTTTATCAGTTACTTCAACTTACTTGGAGTGTAAGCCTTTCTTCTCCAGCGCTTTATAAATCAGCGTTTGCTGGATAAGAGTTACGATGTTCGACACCAACCAGTACAGAACCAGGCCTGATGGGAACCACAGGAAGAAGAAGGTAAACATCACTGGCATGAAGGTCATGATCTTCTGCTGCATTGGATCAGTGATCGTCGTCGGGCTCATCTTCTGGATTACGAACATACTCGCACCCATCAGTAGCGGCAAGATGTAGTAAGGATCTTGTGCTGACAGGTCATGAATCCAGCCAAAGAAAGGTGAGTGACGCAGCTCTACCGATTCCATCAGTGCCCAGTACAGCGCTATGAAAATTGGCATTTGCAGAAGGATTGGTAAACAGCCACCCAGTGGGTTTACTTTCTCTTTCTTGTACAGTTCCATCATCTCTTGGCTCATGCGTTGGCGATCATCGCCAATACGCTCACGCATTGCTTGCAGTTTAGGTTGCAGCATGCGCATTTTCGCCATAGAGGTGTACTGTGCTTTAGTCAGTGGGTACATCGCACCACGAACAATAAAGGTTAAGCAGATGATTGCCACACCCCAGTTGCCCACAAAGCTCTGAATAAACGACAGCAACCAATGCAGTGGTTTCGCAATGAACCATAACCAACCATAGTCCACAACCAGATCAAGGTTAGGCGCTACCGCGGCCATTTGGTCTTGCAGTTTTGGACCTACCCATAGGGTAGCTTCAAATTCTGCTTTATCACCGTTAGCAATGGTTTTGTTTGGTGTACGGATACCCATATCACCTAAGTTATTGATAACACGTGAGTAAAGCTGAGCTTGTGGCTCATCACGTGGGATCCATGCAGACGCAAAGTAGTGCTGGATCATCGCTACCCAGTTTACCGTCACATCGTTTGGTACACTGAGGTTACGATCTTTCATATCGTCGAAGCTGTACTTCTTGTAACGAACATCGCTGGTTGAGTACGCACCACCACGGTAAGTTGGCATGGCTAAGTTACCACCAGAATCGAGCAGATTTTGGCGCATGTGAGCATACATACCTAAAGTGGCAGGGTTGCCAGAGTTGTTGGCTACGTCAAACACCACATCCACCGCATAGCTACCACGCTTGAGGATGAAGGTTTTGGTGTACTCAATACCGTTCGCTTGATACGTCATCGGAATACGTAGTTCATCTTGGCCTTCGGCCAGAGAGAAGCTATCTGCACTCACTTGGTAAGCTGGGCGGTTATTGCTAGTGACGTCAATACCTTGTGGACCAACTAAACCACTTTGGGCAATAAACTGATGGCCTTGGGTGTTTTGCAACAAGACAAAAGGCTCAGACGAATCCAGTTCTTCGGAGTACTTATTCAGCTTTGCACTCACGATATCGCCGCCGAGCGTATCGATAGACAGAGTCAGCACATCACTGGTGACGGTAATGGTCTTTGCCTGCGCTGCCGCATTTT
It encodes:
- the mnmE gene encoding tRNA uridine-5-carboxymethylaminomethyl(34) synthesis GTPase MnmE, with the translated sequence MTTDTIVAQATAPGRGGVGIIRVSGPLAAHVAQTVTGRTLRPRYAEYLPFTDEDGQQLDQGIALFFPNPHSFTGEDVLELQGHGGPVVMDMLIRRILQIKGVRPARPGEFSERAFLNDKMDLTQAEAIADLIDASSEQAAKSALQSLQGEFSKRIHTLVESLIHLRIYVEAAIDFPEEEIDFLADGKVSADLQTIIDNLAAVRREANQGAIMREGMKVVIAGRPNAGKSSLLNALSGKESAIVTDIAGTTRDVLREHIHIDGMPLHIIDTAGLRDASDAVEKIGIERAWEEIRQADRVLFMVDGTTTEATDPQDIWPDFVDKLPENIGITVIRNKADQTGEPLGICHVNQPTLIRLSAKTGQGVDALRQHLKECMGFSGNQEGGFMARRRHLDALERAAEHLAIGQQQLEGYMAGEILAEELRIAQQHLNEITGEFSSDDLLGRIFSSFCIGK
- the yidC gene encoding membrane protein insertase YidC; translation: MDSQRNILLIALALVSFLLFQQWQVAKNPAPQATQQAQSTGAAPAPSFSDELDPTPAQNAAAQAKTITVTSDVLTLSIDTLGGDIVSAKLNKYSEELDSSEPFVLLQNTQGHQFIAQSGLVGPQGIDVTSNNRPAYQVSADSFSLAEGQDELRIPMTYQANGIEYTKTFILKRGSYAVDVVFDVANNSGNPATLGMYAHMRQNLLDSGGNLAMPTYRGGAYSTSDVRYKKYSFDDMKDRNLSVPNDVTVNWVAMIQHYFASAWIPRDEPQAQLYSRVINNLGDMGIRTPNKTIANGDKAEFEATLWVGPKLQDQMAAVAPNLDLVVDYGWLWFIAKPLHWLLSFIQSFVGNWGVAIICLTFIVRGAMYPLTKAQYTSMAKMRMLQPKLQAMRERIGDDRQRMSQEMMELYKKEKVNPLGGCLPILLQMPIFIALYWALMESVELRHSPFFGWIHDLSAQDPYYILPLLMGASMFVIQKMSPTTITDPMQQKIMTFMPVMFTFFFLWFPSGLVLYWLVSNIVTLIQQTLIYKALEKKGLHSK
- the mioC gene encoding FMN-binding protein MioC, with the translated sequence MIHIITGSTLGGAEYVGDHLSDLLQEQGFDTKIHNQPNFSDIPAKGTWLIITSTHGAGEYPDNIQPFIQALQNTPPNTSALRYAVVAIGDSSYDTFCAAGKHAYHLLADIGAKPLANCFTIDIQEHPVPEDAAEAWLKRVINRF